In bacterium, the sequence GACGGCAACCCGATGCTGGACGGCGGCTAGGAACGTGACCGGGAGCACCGATCCGGAGAGCCAGGCACCGTCTCCATCGCCAGAGCGCCAGTACGACCGGGGCAGGTCCGACCTGTTCCGCGGTGTCCTGGCGCTTTCGCCCATGGCCATGGGCGGCAACCTGCCGTATCGCCGGCTCTGCCGCTCGTTCGGTGCACAGCTGACCTGCAGCGAGATGGTGCTGTCGCACAAGCTCGTTGGGGGCGGCGAGAAGCCGCTGCTGCGCCACCATGCGGACGAGGATGCGTTCGGTGTCCAGATCGCCGGCAAGCACGCCGACGTGATGGCCGAGGCCGCGCGCATGGCGGCCGATTCCGGTGCACGCTTCATCGACCTCAATTTCGGTTGCCCGATCGACCTGATCGTCAAGCGCGGGTCGGGCGCCGCCCTGCTGCAGCGGCCGGGAAAACTGGCCGAGATCGTGGGTGCGGTGCGCGCAGCGGTGGACCTGCCGCTTTCGGTGAAGCTGCGGCTCGGCTACAGCGAGGACAAGCTGAACGTCGTCGATCTGGCGCGTCGTTGCGAGGAAGCCGGGGCCGATGCGCTCGGGATCCACGGGCGCACGCGCGCGCAGCGCTACCGGAACAGCGCGCGTTGGGAACTGATCGAGGAGTCGGCGGCCGCGGTCGGCATCCCCGTGCTCGGCAACGGCGACGTGCTGACGCCGTGGGACCTGCGCCGCCGTCGCGCCGAGACGCGGGTGCGCTCGTTCCTCGTGGCCCGCGGCGCCCTGATCAAGCCCTGGATCTTCCGCGAGCTCCTGGCCGACGAACCGTGGTACCCGACCACGGCCGAGCGCTGGGCTGTCATGCGTCGCTTCGTGGACCTGGCGCTCGAGCACTTCGGCGACGACGAGAAGGGCCACGGCCGCGTCGAACGGTTCTTCCTCTGGCACTGCGGCTTCTCGCACCGCTACCACCCGTGGACCGAGGCGGACTTCGTGGAACTGGGCGCCGAATCGCTGCTGCAGGCCCGCACGCCGCAGGCGGAAGGCGACGCCGACACGCTGCTGCTGGCCAGCCCGGCCGAGGACGACCACCGCCTGATCTGGCGCCGGGTCCTTGACAGGGACTACCCGGCCGCCTAGACTCCCTGACGGCGCGACCTCCGGGTCGCGCGACCGAAAATTCCAGCCAAGGCCTGGGACCAGCGGAAGTCCGGTGCAAGACCGGCGCGGCCCCGCCACTGTAAGCGGCGACGAAACCTGCATCAAAGCCACTGGGCCCCCTCAGGGGACCCGGGAAGGCGCAGGCGGTAGGACGACCCGCGAGCCAGGAGACCGGCACCAGGCCTGCCACCAACCTTCGTGGGCGAGGTCGGGCTGTGGCTTGTTCCCTGGGCCGGGGTGATCCCCGCCTGCCTTGCGGCGGCGCGGGCCGGCATCATGCATCCCTGCAAACCAACTGCGTAAGCGGTCGCGGCGCGCGCTATGCCGTGCCTGCCGTTTGGCTGTGCCTGGCAGCAGCGTCGCTGTTGCCGTTCGCGG encodes:
- a CDS encoding tRNA-dihydrouridine synthase family protein yields the protein MTGSTDPESQAPSPSPERQYDRGRSDLFRGVLALSPMAMGGNLPYRRLCRSFGAQLTCSEMVLSHKLVGGGEKPLLRHHADEDAFGVQIAGKHADVMAEAARMAADSGARFIDLNFGCPIDLIVKRGSGAALLQRPGKLAEIVGAVRAAVDLPLSVKLRLGYSEDKLNVVDLARRCEEAGADALGIHGRTRAQRYRNSARWELIEESAAAVGIPVLGNGDVLTPWDLRRRRAETRVRSFLVARGALIKPWIFRELLADEPWYPTTAERWAVMRRFVDLALEHFGDDEKGHGRVERFFLWHCGFSHRYHPWTEADFVELGAESLLQARTPQAEGDADTLLLASPAEDDHRLIWRRVLDRDYPAA